In Chitinophaga nivalis, a single genomic region encodes these proteins:
- a CDS encoding MFS transporter produces MKKRFLVLGVLCILAIITYLDRTALSVAEHGITSELHISEKEFGWLLAAFSIAYGIFQIPMGMLGDKMGVKTILLLIVLWWSVFTMLTGVAGSFMVLIIVRFLFASGEAGAFPNISIALSKWFPAVERGRAQSFIWMFTRFGGALAPVFIIPIQETWGWRYVFYTFGGIGILWAVLWWFFFRENPSQMPGITAAEIEEIESTRKIKTAGHSLPFRKILRSSNLWALMMMYFLYMFGAYFFLSWMPKYLRQGRGFDTTEMGFLSMPFILGAIGCLIGGFSCDYLSRKFGIKWGRRIIGLGGLLIAGVFMILAALTPNHMVCIILLSLGLAFKDFTLPVSWTVATDIGGKDAGAISGAMHMFGQIGSTIMSVGFGYLISSTHDWNLPIIIIGVIVICSGLLWLKIDASRPLNSSAVAEG; encoded by the coding sequence TTATGCATCCTGGCGATTATTACTTACCTGGACCGAACTGCTTTATCCGTAGCAGAACATGGGATTACCAGTGAATTGCATATATCTGAAAAAGAGTTCGGGTGGTTACTGGCGGCTTTTTCTATTGCGTATGGCATCTTTCAGATACCCATGGGAATGTTGGGAGATAAAATGGGGGTGAAAACGATCCTGCTGCTGATTGTATTATGGTGGTCGGTATTTACGATGCTCACCGGAGTAGCAGGTAGCTTTATGGTATTGATCATTGTACGGTTCCTGTTTGCCAGTGGCGAAGCCGGCGCTTTCCCCAATATATCCATTGCGTTATCGAAATGGTTTCCTGCTGTGGAGCGTGGCCGGGCACAATCTTTTATATGGATGTTTACCCGCTTTGGCGGTGCGCTGGCGCCGGTGTTTATTATTCCTATACAGGAAACCTGGGGCTGGCGGTATGTGTTTTATACTTTTGGAGGCATTGGTATTTTGTGGGCCGTGTTATGGTGGTTTTTTTTCCGGGAAAATCCATCGCAGATGCCAGGCATTACAGCTGCTGAAATAGAAGAAATAGAGTCTACCCGTAAAATCAAGACAGCAGGCCACTCCCTGCCTTTCCGTAAAATATTGCGGAGCAGTAACCTGTGGGCATTGATGATGATGTATTTCCTGTACATGTTCGGGGCTTATTTCTTTCTATCCTGGATGCCTAAATATTTACGCCAGGGGAGGGGCTTTGATACCACGGAAATGGGATTTTTATCCATGCCGTTTATCCTGGGCGCAATCGGGTGTCTGATCGGTGGATTTTCCTGTGATTATCTTTCCCGCAAATTTGGCATCAAATGGGGCCGCAGAATCATCGGGCTGGGTGGACTGCTCATCGCTGGTGTATTCATGATTCTGGCAGCTTTAACGCCCAATCATATGGTATGTATTATTTTGTTGTCACTGGGATTGGCGTTTAAAGATTTCACCTTACCGGTTTCGTGGACGGTAGCCACCGATATCGGGGGCAAGGATGCCGGCGCCATTTCCGGTGCGATGCATATGTTCGGGCAAATCGGTTCCACCATTATGTCGGTAGGATTTGGTTACCTGATCAGCAGCACCCATGACTGGAACCTGCCGATTATCATTATCGGTGTTATTGTTATCTGCAGCGGATTGCTCTGGCTGAAAATTGATGCCTCCAGACCGCTGAACAGCAGCGCTGTTGCAGAGGGATAG
- a CDS encoding threonine aldolase family protein: MANSNRRDFLKSAGLSVLPVCMPALVTGMAAPQEPALAPVNFINDGLSLSPAAMLDKLQEINKQTAIVPDFYGQEGTMEALLEKFRQLTGKEKAIYMPTGTMANQLAIMMLSGEDTKVFVQETSHVYRDEADAAQSVHRKRLIPLAPGEPFFTLETLQQALAYYEEGEVFKSGVGVVSIENPVRRCDGQTFPLEEIRRISAFCREKGYRLHLDGARLHLAAAFAGVSIQEYARYFDTVFISLYKCVGAVSGAILCGDKVVIDKMEHQIKIHGGAIYRNWVNSALALHYIDGLEERLQATARQAKELIRQLNQFPELKIVPYTHGSNVCEMEVSKKINNEKLSNVLRARHQIVMRRTVENGKVRLNFNETLLNRKVEHIVAAYRQAIKEVL, from the coding sequence ATGGCAAATAGTAACAGACGCGACTTTCTGAAATCAGCGGGGCTTTCCGTACTGCCGGTATGTATGCCCGCTTTGGTAACAGGCATGGCAGCACCACAGGAGCCGGCTTTGGCGCCGGTAAATTTTATTAATGATGGATTGTCGTTAAGTCCGGCAGCCATGCTGGATAAGTTACAGGAAATAAATAAACAAACGGCGATTGTGCCCGACTTCTACGGCCAGGAGGGCACTATGGAGGCGTTGCTGGAAAAGTTCCGCCAGCTGACCGGTAAAGAAAAGGCGATATATATGCCCACTGGTACCATGGCCAATCAGTTAGCCATTATGATGCTGAGCGGAGAGGATACCAAGGTGTTTGTACAGGAAACCAGCCATGTATACCGCGATGAAGCGGATGCGGCCCAGTCGGTACACCGGAAGCGACTGATACCCCTCGCCCCGGGAGAACCCTTTTTTACCTTGGAAACATTGCAACAGGCACTCGCTTATTACGAAGAGGGCGAGGTGTTTAAAAGCGGTGTTGGCGTAGTGTCTATCGAGAATCCGGTACGGCGGTGTGATGGCCAGACGTTCCCATTGGAAGAAATCCGCCGCATCTCCGCCTTCTGCCGGGAGAAAGGCTACCGGCTGCACCTGGATGGCGCGAGATTGCACCTGGCCGCGGCATTTGCCGGTGTAAGCATACAGGAATATGCCCGTTACTTTGATACCGTCTTCATCTCTTTGTATAAATGTGTGGGAGCAGTCAGTGGAGCCATACTTTGCGGCGATAAGGTGGTAATAGATAAAATGGAGCACCAGATAAAGATCCATGGCGGCGCTATTTATCGTAACTGGGTCAACAGTGCGCTGGCACTCCACTACATCGATGGCCTGGAGGAACGCCTGCAGGCAACCGCACGCCAGGCCAAAGAACTGATCCGTCAGCTGAATCAGTTTCCGGAGCTGAAAATAGTGCCCTATACGCATGGCTCCAATGTGTGCGAAATGGAAGTCAGTAAAAAAATCAATAACGAAAAGCTGTCGAATGTCTTGCGGGCAAGGCATCAGATCGTGATGCGGCGCACCGTGGAAAATGGCAAAGTAAGACTCAACTTCAATGAAACCCTGTTAAACCGGAAGGTGGAACATATTGTAGCGGCTTATCGGCAGGCGATAAAGGAGGTGTTGTAG
- a CDS encoding DUF262 domain-containing protein, with the protein MKANETKVDKFLATNETAFAIPVYQRNYDWTLTQCGQLLRDIFEAGSNERVNAHFIGSIVYVHDDVYTASGMTELTIIDGQQRLTTITLIYIALYRLARQLENKQLENRIHKTYLINEFASEEEKLKLKPTDNNKQALKHILNAEDGVEFKGYSRIIENFNFFKSGISKDNYEIVQKGLAKLIFVDIALDRQKDNPQRIFESLNSTGLELSQADLIRNYILMGLSRRDQEDIYRNYWEVIESNAKDETLNKSRVSDFIRDYLTLINKEIPNKGDVYIKFKAQYPTTTIDELKKELSSLKSLVRFYNKLINPKNEPDEAVRIHLEYINRLEINVAFPFLMKVYEDFSNGKISKQTFIDVLSLVQSFTWRRFMVSLPTNALNKIFMNLYDKVEIDNYLYSIQKSLLIRTGVQRFPRNAEIINALKEKDVYTIKPKNRTYLFERLENFQNNEVVVIDGNVDITVEHIFPQNPDHSWKTVLGTEEYNFIKENYLNIVGNLTLSGNNGRLGNKSFLDKREMNVDDKEQGYKYSRLWLNRSLKEKEKWGREEIEHRTELIAERFLKVWEIPDIQIELEATNDEVNIFDADAPKHRKLEYAIFFDQKLAVTQVAKLYIEVFKQLFELQPETFFASEIGTRISLSTNPKEAGLRQAVALNGTYFMEANIDNMAKFDRIKQALTIFGFEDELFIKYANGEIVNGN; encoded by the coding sequence ATGAAGGCAAACGAAACCAAAGTAGATAAGTTTTTAGCTACCAACGAAACTGCATTCGCTATACCGGTTTATCAAAGAAATTATGACTGGACCCTCACCCAATGTGGGCAGTTGTTGCGCGATATCTTTGAAGCAGGATCAAATGAAAGAGTCAATGCGCACTTTATAGGTAGCATTGTTTACGTGCATGATGATGTGTATACTGCGTCCGGTATGACCGAACTGACCATTATTGATGGACAGCAGCGACTGACGACGATTACCCTTATCTATATCGCCTTATACAGACTGGCCAGACAGCTGGAAAATAAACAACTGGAAAACCGCATTCATAAAACCTATTTGATTAATGAATTTGCGTCTGAAGAGGAGAAATTAAAACTCAAACCCACGGATAATAATAAACAGGCATTAAAACATATTTTAAATGCGGAGGATGGCGTGGAGTTTAAAGGGTATTCCCGGATTATTGAGAATTTTAATTTTTTTAAATCCGGTATCAGTAAAGATAATTATGAGATTGTACAAAAAGGGTTGGCAAAATTAATTTTTGTAGATATTGCACTGGACCGGCAAAAGGATAATCCCCAAAGGATTTTTGAGAGCTTAAACTCTACCGGCTTAGAGTTATCGCAGGCAGATCTTATCCGGAACTATATTCTGATGGGCTTATCCCGGCGAGATCAGGAAGATATCTACAGAAACTATTGGGAGGTGATTGAGTCCAATGCGAAGGATGAAACCTTGAATAAAAGCAGAGTTTCAGATTTTATCCGCGATTATCTGACATTGATCAATAAAGAAATTCCGAATAAGGGAGATGTATATATCAAGTTTAAAGCCCAGTATCCTACCACCACTATTGATGAATTGAAAAAAGAATTGTCTTCCTTAAAATCGTTGGTACGATTCTATAATAAACTGATTAATCCTAAAAATGAGCCGGATGAAGCGGTGAGGATACATCTGGAATATATAAACAGGTTGGAAATAAATGTAGCTTTTCCCTTTTTGATGAAAGTATATGAAGATTTTTCAAATGGGAAAATTAGTAAGCAGACTTTCATTGATGTGCTTTCGTTAGTACAGTCGTTTACCTGGCGGAGATTTATGGTGAGTTTACCCACCAATGCACTGAATAAGATATTTATGAATTTGTACGATAAAGTAGAAATTGATAATTACCTGTATTCTATACAAAAATCACTACTAATACGTACCGGCGTGCAGCGTTTCCCCCGGAATGCCGAAATTATCAATGCTTTGAAGGAAAAAGATGTATACACGATCAAACCTAAAAACCGTACTTATCTCTTTGAGAGGTTAGAGAATTTTCAGAATAATGAAGTAGTGGTAATTGATGGTAATGTAGATATTACAGTAGAACATATCTTTCCGCAAAACCCGGATCACAGCTGGAAAACAGTATTGGGAACAGAGGAATACAATTTTATAAAAGAAAACTACCTGAATATAGTCGGTAATCTGACCCTGTCCGGTAATAATGGCAGATTGGGCAATAAATCCTTTCTGGATAAAAGAGAAATGAATGTAGATGATAAAGAACAGGGGTATAAATACAGCAGATTGTGGCTAAACAGATCATTGAAAGAAAAAGAGAAATGGGGCAGGGAAGAAATAGAGCACAGAACTGAATTAATCGCAGAACGGTTTCTGAAGGTGTGGGAGATACCAGACATTCAGATAGAGCTGGAAGCAACGAATGATGAAGTAAATATTTTTGATGCAGATGCACCAAAACACAGAAAACTGGAATATGCAATTTTCTTCGATCAGAAATTAGCAGTTACACAGGTGGCTAAATTGTATATCGAAGTGTTTAAGCAACTCTTTGAACTACAGCCCGAAACGTTCTTTGCATCGGAAATTGGTACCAGAATTAGTCTCTCTACCAATCCAAAGGAGGCAGGGTTAAGACAGGCAGTCGCATTAAATGGGACTTATTTTATGGAAGCGAATATCGATAATATGGCCAAGTTTGATAGAATTAAACAAGCCTTGACCATATTTGGTTTTGAAGACGAATTGTTTATTAAATACGCTAATGGAGAAATCGTGAATGGCAATTAA
- a CDS encoding HTTM domain-containing protein has protein sequence MISNLRTGNSPSPAIYPNWLFFFRVNIAGFALLHFLAIQPDFADLYSYKGYIYPDIMDTTTDYISPTLVSLQNWLHRIHLPVAYEPLLLFCRIAYPVALIALIGGIFTRISAVAALLLQLLLIKSIHLYEYGIDGYTTFALFYCCIFPVGAVYSWDNKRKRKMPLPDHRPFLFLLRAHLGIAYFFSGFDKVIGVTWRNGEALWKALHSHNYYSLFSLDFLADTPFFVVSGWATIIVEMGYGLFMNLRPTRRYWLYAIILLHVFIAFFMGLFFFSALLILLNLTAYYVPYVNPAAMRTPLPVRR, from the coding sequence ATGATATCCAATTTAAGAACCGGCAATAGTCCATCACCAGCTATTTACCCCAACTGGTTATTTTTCTTTCGGGTAAATATTGCTGGTTTTGCCTTATTACACTTCCTGGCTATTCAGCCGGATTTCGCAGATCTGTATTCCTACAAAGGCTATATCTATCCGGATATTATGGATACAACTACAGACTATATCAGTCCTACGTTGGTAAGCTTGCAAAACTGGCTGCATCGCATACACCTCCCGGTTGCGTATGAACCCCTGTTACTTTTTTGCCGGATAGCCTATCCAGTGGCTTTGATCGCATTGATAGGGGGCATCTTCACCCGTATCAGTGCAGTGGCAGCACTCTTGTTGCAACTGTTGCTCATCAAGTCAATCCATTTGTATGAGTATGGCATCGACGGCTATACAACCTTCGCCTTGTTTTATTGCTGCATCTTTCCCGTAGGTGCTGTTTACTCCTGGGATAACAAGAGAAAACGCAAGATGCCACTGCCCGACCATCGGCCTTTCCTTTTCCTGTTGCGGGCACACCTGGGGATTGCCTACTTTTTTTCCGGCTTTGATAAAGTAATTGGCGTTACCTGGCGTAACGGGGAAGCGTTATGGAAAGCCCTGCATAGCCACAACTACTACAGCCTTTTCAGTCTGGATTTTCTGGCTGATACCCCGTTCTTTGTGGTCTCCGGCTGGGCCACCATCATTGTGGAAATGGGATATGGATTGTTCATGAATCTCCGGCCGACCCGTAGGTATTGGCTGTATGCCATTATACTGCTACATGTATTTATCGCCTTCTTTATGGGATTGTTCTTTTTTTCTGCGTTGCTGATATTGCTGAACCTGACAGCTTATTATGTTCCTTATGTAAATCCGGCAGCTATGCGTACACCGCTACCTGTCAGGCGATAA
- a CDS encoding alpha/beta fold hydrolase, which produces MKTSKCHHSSRKRLYAITTWLLLLQVIFAGHIKANKPPATFVLVPGSFQPASVWDAVKNELQQRGQRVIIVALPGYGKDTTPPASIHLNTYRDKVMAAIQQTKGKVILVGHSMGGMIISAVAEAMPGRIEKLVYVGAFVPKSNESLLELAAGDKESELHALLVPAADFSTISIRDVHKIPDVFCADCPEAIKQKLIAENQPDPYNPSNERVAVTAAAFGSVDKYYIYTRLDRTLGITLQKQMAAEAGIKKGYTLESSHFPHLSMPTALTDLLMKIGQ; this is translated from the coding sequence ATGAAAACAAGTAAATGCCACCACTCCTCCCGTAAGCGCCTATACGCTATTACTACCTGGCTGTTGCTCCTGCAAGTGATTTTCGCAGGCCATATCAAAGCCAATAAGCCCCCTGCTACTTTCGTGCTGGTACCAGGATCTTTTCAACCGGCCAGTGTATGGGATGCCGTGAAAAATGAATTACAGCAAAGAGGACAGCGGGTGATCATAGTCGCGTTGCCGGGCTATGGAAAAGATACCACGCCGCCTGCCAGTATACACCTGAACACATACCGGGATAAAGTGATGGCTGCGATTCAGCAAACAAAAGGAAAGGTCATATTGGTAGGACATAGTATGGGAGGGATGATCATATCTGCCGTAGCGGAAGCCATGCCTGGCCGGATTGAGAAACTGGTGTATGTGGGTGCTTTTGTGCCTAAAAGTAATGAGTCCTTGCTGGAGCTGGCAGCCGGTGATAAGGAAAGTGAGCTGCATGCCTTATTGGTGCCTGCCGCAGATTTCTCTACCATCAGTATCCGTGATGTGCATAAAATTCCGGATGTCTTTTGCGCCGATTGCCCCGAAGCAATAAAACAAAAACTCATAGCAGAAAATCAGCCCGACCCCTATAATCCTTCTAATGAGCGGGTGGCTGTTACGGCTGCTGCTTTCGGCAGTGTGGATAAGTATTACATCTATACCCGCCTGGATCGTACCCTGGGCATTACCCTGCAAAAACAAATGGCAGCAGAGGCGGGTATCAAAAAGGGATATACCCTGGAAAGTAGTCATTTCCCTCATTTATCCATGCCGACAGCACTTACTGATTTACTGATGAAAATAGGGCAATAA
- a CDS encoding cytochrome P450 — translation MENNNAVPYSLLTPIPWFRKMQKENPVFYDRESTLFNGSKGAWFLFGYQDVAQVLLDYSTYSSAYIPKTEDTLLGDVLVFKDPPEHTQLRRVMGKALGPYLMTYLEAFVEEHTYKLMEPWMAKGEMDFIGDFSAQLPIWTSMKVLGIKEEYFHVLKDLSCKILTNPALTGDYEAFFNVQKEGKQFVQEIIREHELVPQDDFTGLLLKSKIDDRPLLLHETISLCFAVMLGGVDTTVAFLGNVMRALVTYPEMQAHLMQQPDDLPKFLDETLRFYPPLFSFSRMAAKDITVRGQLIHKGDIVVPWLGATNFDDTVFPDPDVFDINRKNMGQILNFGRGVHYCPGESITKMEARVAFRCILQQAKHFQLQKDTTLSLGPSTTTNCLNSLPITFVRNDS, via the coding sequence ATGGAAAATAATAATGCAGTTCCATATTCCTTACTGACTCCTATTCCATGGTTCCGGAAAATGCAGAAGGAAAATCCAGTTTTCTATGACAGGGAATCCACCCTTTTTAATGGTTCCAAAGGTGCCTGGTTTCTTTTCGGCTATCAGGATGTTGCACAGGTATTGTTGGATTACAGTACCTATTCTTCTGCATATATTCCCAAAACGGAAGATACTTTATTGGGAGATGTGTTGGTTTTTAAAGATCCTCCTGAGCATACACAATTGCGCCGGGTAATGGGAAAAGCGCTAGGCCCTTATCTGATGACTTATCTGGAAGCTTTTGTGGAGGAACATACCTATAAGCTGATGGAGCCATGGATGGCTAAGGGAGAAATGGATTTTATCGGAGATTTTTCGGCACAGTTACCTATCTGGACGAGCATGAAAGTACTGGGTATCAAAGAGGAGTATTTTCATGTACTAAAGGATTTGTCCTGCAAAATACTAACCAACCCCGCCTTGACAGGCGATTATGAAGCTTTTTTCAATGTGCAGAAAGAGGGGAAACAATTTGTGCAGGAAATTATCCGGGAACATGAATTGGTTCCGCAAGACGATTTTACCGGATTGTTGTTGAAGTCGAAGATAGATGACCGGCCATTACTCTTGCATGAAACTATTTCGCTTTGTTTTGCGGTAATGCTGGGCGGAGTGGATACCACCGTTGCTTTTCTGGGAAATGTGATGAGAGCACTGGTGACCTATCCGGAAATGCAGGCACATCTTATGCAACAGCCGGATGACTTACCTAAATTTCTGGATGAGACACTACGTTTTTATCCGCCATTATTCAGCTTCTCCAGGATGGCAGCCAAAGATATAACCGTTCGTGGACAGCTTATCCACAAAGGTGATATTGTTGTGCCGTGGCTGGGGGCAACCAATTTTGATGATACTGTTTTTCCGGATCCGGATGTTTTTGACATCAATAGAAAAAATATGGGGCAAATATTAAATTTTGGTCGTGGTGTTCACTATTGCCCGGGTGAATCCATCACCAAAATGGAAGCTCGCGTAGCCTTTCGCTGTATTTTACAACAGGCGAAGCATTTTCAGTTACAAAAAGATACAACGCTGTCACTCGGTCCAAGCACCACTACGAACTGTTTAAATAGTCTGCCGATTACTTTTGTACGGAATGACAGCTAA
- a CDS encoding terpene synthase family protein yields the protein MNHLAIPDFHYPYPQTLSSLAFEAQADEQMWQSQSPLFTQDFLKRCSTSRFSFLAARCFPHSDITHLTTLGRQMLMLFILDDAYSLTTVADYENRLERIRSLAAGQPLLPSDNDVLRMQHSVNERFRQTMSTDWANNRVLMRIAEVIEYDLKELPFQLKQTSPTREEYISIREKSVGMLPSVDMVEYTHEFELPWEIIEHPSIKQLAAASCFIIAYSNDLFSLYKEQEEHDVFNMILVLQQHENYTPSGAIAAVNEMHDEVIAQFKALRHALPDFKEWNRDVQRYVRGIEDVIIGNYHWSIFDTHRYHKKK from the coding sequence ATGAATCATCTTGCTATTCCTGATTTCCATTACCCGTACCCACAAACACTCAGCTCCTTAGCCTTCGAAGCACAAGCGGATGAGCAAATGTGGCAAAGCCAATCCCCTTTGTTTACACAGGATTTTCTGAAAAGATGCAGCACCTCCCGGTTCTCTTTTCTGGCTGCACGGTGCTTTCCTCATAGTGACATCACCCACCTGACAACCCTCGGCAGACAAATGCTGATGCTCTTCATTCTTGATGATGCCTATAGCTTAACAACTGTAGCAGACTACGAAAACCGGCTGGAACGTATCCGCTCTCTTGCTGCTGGCCAGCCATTATTACCTTCTGATAATGATGTACTGCGTATGCAACATTCCGTGAATGAAAGATTCCGGCAGACAATGTCTACCGATTGGGCCAACAACCGGGTACTCATGCGCATTGCAGAAGTAATAGAATATGACCTGAAAGAGTTGCCTTTTCAATTAAAACAAACTTCTCCGACCCGGGAAGAATATATCAGCATCAGGGAAAAATCCGTTGGCATGCTTCCCTCTGTCGACATGGTAGAATATACACATGAGTTTGAGTTACCCTGGGAAATTATCGAACACCCCAGCATCAAACAGCTGGCAGCAGCCTCCTGTTTTATCATCGCCTACTCCAATGATCTTTTCTCCCTGTATAAGGAGCAGGAAGAACATGATGTATTCAATATGATATTGGTATTACAGCAGCACGAAAACTACACCCCATCCGGCGCCATTGCAGCCGTTAATGAAATGCATGATGAAGTAATCGCCCAATTTAAAGCACTCAGACATGCATTACCGGATTTTAAAGAATGGAATCGTGATGTGCAACGATATGTTCGCGGAATTGAAGATGTAATTATAGGCAATTATCACTGGAGCATATTTGATACCCACAGATACCATAAAAAAAAGTAA
- a CDS encoding alpha/beta hydrolase, which yields MKRKILRILKWTFLLFLCIFFFRACIPSKQDTESIKPRHSTKYWDLKTGSKIAYTFIEGKGNKKPYPVIYLHGGPGGYVHSKVIEVLGQLSEDGFDVYLYDQIGGGLSARLKNVNEYTATRHQKDLEAIVSLLKAEKVILVGQSWGGALATLFTADNPNKVDKIILTCPGAVKPVNDSVEKLKAPLSLNLKDPIDVNGSVISFLLKPRYIAIRVWALLGKKIASDAEADSYLNKMAEEFTKGLVYDSSKTLTEEGGGGGYCNIKTPTSYRRLADPRPKLINNNIPVLIIKGQYDNIPWGNTNEYKDIFKNSQLKIIEKAGHDIYIEKPDEYLQAMQLFLIKRS from the coding sequence ATGAAACGAAAAATTCTCAGAATCCTCAAATGGACCTTTTTATTATTTCTATGCATATTTTTTTTCAGGGCTTGTATTCCTTCAAAACAGGATACCGAATCCATTAAGCCAAGGCACTCAACTAAATATTGGGATCTAAAAACTGGGTCTAAAATTGCATATACTTTTATTGAAGGGAAAGGAAATAAAAAGCCTTATCCTGTTATTTATTTACATGGAGGTCCGGGTGGATATGTGCATTCAAAAGTGATAGAAGTTCTTGGGCAACTATCCGAAGACGGGTTTGATGTTTATTTGTATGATCAAATTGGAGGAGGCTTATCTGCCAGGCTCAAAAATGTAAATGAATATACCGCAACCCGTCATCAAAAAGACCTTGAAGCTATTGTATCGCTTTTAAAAGCAGAAAAGGTAATTTTAGTAGGACAATCCTGGGGAGGAGCTTTAGCAACGCTATTTACGGCGGACAATCCCAACAAAGTTGATAAAATAATACTTACCTGTCCGGGTGCTGTAAAACCAGTAAATGATTCTGTGGAAAAGTTGAAGGCCCCGCTAAGTTTAAATCTAAAAGATCCCATAGATGTCAACGGCAGTGTGATTTCATTTTTATTGAAACCAAGATATATTGCAATTCGTGTTTGGGCATTATTGGGAAAGAAAATAGCAAGTGATGCAGAAGCTGATAGCTATCTCAACAAAATGGCGGAGGAATTTACTAAAGGACTTGTTTACGATTCCTCAAAGACATTGACGGAAGAAGGAGGTGGCGGCGGTTATTGCAATATTAAAACACCAACAAGTTATAGGAGACTTGCAGACCCACGACCAAAACTTATTAATAACAATATTCCTGTTTTAATAATAAAAGGTCAGTACGATAATATTCCCTGGGGCAATACAAATGAGTATAAAGACATTTTTAAAAACAGTCAATTAAAAATAATTGAGAAGGCAGGACACGATATTTATATTGAAAAGCCTGACGAATATTTACAAGCAATGCAATTATTTTTAATTAAGCGTTCATGA
- a CDS encoding acetyl-CoA carboxylase carboxyltransferase subunit alpha: MQFLDFEKPIADLYDQLAKLKENGEKSGVDVSATVSEYEQKIADTRQHIYTHLTAWQRVQLSRHPDRPYTLAYIEKMCTNFTELHGDRNVKDDKAMVGGFADLDGETVMFIGQQKGINTKMRQLRNFGMANPEGYRKALRLMKLAERFNKPIVTLIDTPGAYPGLEAEERGQAEAIARNLFEMVKLRVPVICIIIGEGASGGALGIGIGDRVFMLENSWYTVISPENCSTILWRSWNFKEKAAEELKLTSDYMSQFGLVDGIVREPLGGAHGNPDEMAQILKVRIKETLAELRKIDPDTRIEQRIDKFSRMGFYEER; this comes from the coding sequence ATGCAATTCCTGGACTTCGAGAAACCTATCGCGGATTTATATGACCAGCTGGCTAAGCTGAAGGAAAATGGGGAAAAGTCTGGTGTAGATGTATCTGCTACTGTGAGCGAATACGAGCAAAAGATTGCCGATACCAGACAGCACATCTATACCCACCTTACCGCCTGGCAGCGTGTACAGCTGAGCCGTCATCCTGATAGGCCCTATACTCTGGCGTATATCGAAAAAATGTGCACCAACTTTACGGAACTGCACGGCGACCGGAATGTGAAAGACGATAAAGCGATGGTAGGCGGATTCGCGGACCTCGACGGTGAGACGGTCATGTTTATTGGCCAGCAAAAAGGTATCAACACCAAAATGCGTCAGCTCAGAAACTTTGGGATGGCCAATCCGGAAGGATACCGTAAAGCTTTACGCCTGATGAAGCTGGCAGAAAGATTCAACAAGCCTATCGTTACCCTCATAGATACCCCCGGTGCTTATCCTGGCCTGGAAGCAGAAGAAAGAGGACAGGCAGAAGCCATTGCCCGTAACCTCTTTGAAATGGTAAAGCTGCGGGTACCTGTTATCTGTATTATTATAGGCGAAGGTGCTTCCGGTGGTGCGCTGGGCATTGGTATCGGAGACAGGGTATTTATGCTGGAAAACAGCTGGTATACTGTAATTTCTCCTGAAAACTGTTCTACCATCCTTTGGCGTAGCTGGAACTTTAAAGAAAAGGCAGCAGAAGAACTGAAGCTCACTTCCGACTATATGAGCCAGTTTGGCCTCGTAGATGGCATTGTGCGTGAACCGCTCGGTGGCGCACATGGCAACCCGGATGAAATGGCGCAAATCCTGAAAGTTCGTATCAAGGAAACGTTGGCGGAATTAAGAAAAATTGATCCCGATACCCGTATTGAACAACGGATCGATAAGTTCTCCCGTATGGGTTTTTACGAGGAACGTTAA